The genomic stretch TGAGATGAAATTTTTTAATGAGAGACACAAGTGCATGAAGTAATACAGTATGTATTGTACTAATAATAGCTGTTTTCTTATGCAGGGCTGTCATTTGATAGTTCAGTCGAAAGGTTATTGTGAATGGGTAAAAGTATGGGGCTTTGAGAAAGTGTCACACTGAAAATTGGTCTGTAAGTGTGCCACTTTAGCTTTTTTTCTCTGCCAGTGATTCATTTTAGGGAATGCGGACTAATGCTTACTAAGGCCATTTTTCTGCAGTTTAGATCATCAAAATGACTCACTCGCTCTTGCAGAACTCCCACTGGGACTAATCTTGTCTCTACCAAGTTTCAAATACAAAAAAGCACATCCTATATGCTAATCTGGGAATGGTACATTTATATACAAACAAATTGTTCAGGAAGCTTAACTAAACTAATACTTTATAATTACACAATGGTTTGAGTGGATACAGTTCTTGATCTtggtataaatgtgtgtgtgtgtatattaacCATTTATTTTCTACTTGTATACTAAGCCAGAAACTGGCAATTCTCGACTGGGAATCGGGAGAAATCAGTGAGACAGAACTGAATTTGGTGATCGGAGACAACCCCACTATTTCCCATTCCGTGCACTCTGCATGTGTTGCCATCATTCTGTGCTGTTGAAATAGCCAGTTCTTTTCATTGACTAAGTATCAATGTTTTACACATTACCTGGACTTCAGTAGGGACCCTCTGATCTTTGGGTAGGCATGGATGAGCTTGCTGCTGTTCGTGGAGGGGCTAGATTTTTGACTCTTCACCATTTTCCCTGCTtttcaacagggactacacttcaaaagtacttcattggctataaagcactttggaacgtcctgaggtcgtaaaagacattatgtaaatacaagttcttcttaAAGGGATTGCAAGCAAATTAGACAGAACACTTGAGGTAACAGCTTGGCAATAAGTGAAACCAAACATCTGTTTATATGGGGTCACCAAGTAGACTCAATGAAGCAAGGTTCACTTGCCTGTTTGTCGCCGCAGGCAAGGGGGTAACTATATAAATATAACAATTTTTCAATGACTCATTGagcaatcccacttctgacattatgtttcccaaaggtaggggagtctataacgagggggcatagatttaaggtgaggggggagagatacaaaagggtccagagaggcaattttttcacccaaagggtggtgagtgtctggaacgagctgccagaggcagtagtagaggcgggtacaattttgtcttttaaaaagcatttggacagttacatgggtaagatgggtatagagggatatgggccaagtgcaggcaattgggactagcttagtggtataaactgggcgacatggacatgttgggccgaagggcctgtttccatgttgtaaacttcgatgattctataattcctgtTCCAATATTGTCCCCTTAATCCCTCTGAAGATAGGTACAGGTCCCTGGGAAGCATCAGCAGTGTAGTGCCCTTGGTAACCGGGGCCACTGAAAAGGAGTGGTTTCCGATCCAAGGCTTTCAGTCTTCTATAGCCTCCAGGAAATCTTTAGAAAGTCAAGTATTGTTAGTGTAGACCTGGGCAAGATCTTTCCAGCCTCTTGGGAGCACCTAccattttggaatgtttccataAACTCTTGCTGAACATCAATGAATCTCGGTAAAAGTAAATGTGGAGGGGGGAAGTTTAGAAGATGCAGCCTCTCTGGGCCGCTATCTGCCCTAATTTGCAACAGGCACCGTCaactacccaaaggaaaacacgCCTATTGCCAATGGTGTTTTAGCATTCAGCAACAAAAATAACGTGCTGGTCAGTGAACAAATACAGAAAAGATATAGAATACTGTATTCTTGGCACTCTGCCAGGCAGACAGAAATCTGACCTCAAGGGATTCCCTTGTGCACCCAATTTGGAATCTCACACCGAGAAGTTCTGTATAACGGTAGTAAACATGACATGAATTGCATCTGGTTCTCCCTCACCCATGTGTGAAATCCACAAATATCCTAATTAACAGGTAGCGTTTTCATCAATCGGCTCCCAGGTTTCTCTTAATTTGAGACCTGGAATTAAATTCACACCTGAGACCGGGTTTTAACATGGTGTCAAATGCGTCGAGTTTAATATAGTTCTTAACCAGAGAAGTTAGGCATTGAACACCTTGCCTCGCAAATGGCAGGAAAAGTTGGTCTTTCTAATTGACCTCTTGCCTCCTTGCTCGTGCTCTTGGAGCTTAGTAAAGAATCTAGATGTTTTTGGAAGGTGGTGTGCATTGTGGTACTGTAATATGGCAAGATTTACATTAAATATTTCAACTGTAATGGCAAAGCTAGTGTATCAGAACACATTGCTTGTGATGAGATGACCTTGCACCTGCACCTCTTGGCTTTGTTCCCCACAGCTGGGCTTCAGCTGAAGAGTTTAAACCTAAAAGCTGGTGTATGCTGGAATgtattttaatttgtttgtttTTTCACACCAACAAATCTGGTACAACTTCCAGTTGTGCAGCTCTTTTGGACACTTGGGCTTGCCAGCCTTGCCCTCTGTCTGTCAATATATCAGTCACTTGCCATTTGTTTTTCATTGTTTCCAATAGGCATTGCCTGCAagctgagggaaaaaaaaacaggcattTAGTAAATCAATCTCCAATATAAGCTCCTTTACAGAAACAGTTCTCATTGCCAACTATTAACAtcaacttcatagaatcatacagcacagaaagaggcctttcggcccatctgtGCTAcatcatatagcaccttttaagatctggaattccctccctaaacccttctgcctctctacccctctcctcttttaagacactccttacctttgaccaagcttttggtcacctgtcctaatatctccttatgtggcttggtaatgctgctgtgaagcaccttgggacgatttactatgtaaaggcgctatataaatgcacaattgTTGTTAACGGAGAAAAATTCCCCATGGCGCATTCACAGTTGTAATCAaatggaaggagatattgggagaggtcaaagaggtgggttgtaaggaggctcttaaaggaggagaggtttagggcgaaTTCCAAAACATGCAGCttaaggcacggcctccaatggttggacgaagggagtgagggatgtacaagaggccagagtcagagaaatggGGAGTTTGGAGGCccaaagaggttacagagatgggaagaGGTGAGGCCATTGAAAGATTTGAacataagaatgagaattttaaattgtacGCACTGAGGGACCGggcaccaatgtaggtcagtgaatgatgggtgaacggaacttggtgtggGCGagaatatggacagcagagttttggatgagctgaagtttatgggagGCCAACCAAATGAGCATTGATATAGTCGAGTCTGAAGATTTCCAAATCATAAATGAGGGTTTGATTGGTGGATGAGCTGAGGATAGggtatataagaaataggagcagtagtaggccatacagcccctcaagcctgctctgccatttaatcagatcgtggctgattttctaccttaactccactttcttgcctgatccccatatcccttgattctcctagagtccaaaaatgtatctatctcagccttgaatatactcaacgattcagcatccacagctctctgcggtagagaattccaaagattcacaaccctctgagtgaagaaattcctcctcatctcagtcttaaatgtccgaccctttaTCCTACGATTATGCCCTCGAGTTCTAGACactccggccaggggaaacaacttctcagcctctaccctatcaagccccctcagagtgttatatatttcaatgagatccactctcattcttctaaactccagagcgtaAAGGCTCAaactactcaacctctcataggacaaccctctcatcccaggtagAAGCAGGTGGTGATATGGAGGGTGAGGATCTGGAGTTGGAAACCCAGCTTGGGTGGAGTAGGATGCCGTGGTgctgaacagtctgattcagcctgtgaCAGTGGAATTGGTGAGCAAGGGTggagagtttgtggcggggctgaagacaatttacccagtgtttaactggaagaaattgcagcccatccaagactggatgtcgtaCAAGTAGTCTGACAGCACGGACAGAGTCGGGGGGGGTTGCGAGAGAGGTGttgaagaggtagagctgggtgtcgtcaccgTTCAAGTAGAAGCGGATGTCGTGTGCAGATGACGGGAGAGATGGGTGTGGATCTGGAAGATGACGACATGTTGAAGAATTttggaaaggagagggaggtttGAGATAGGGCAGTACTTTGTAACAGACAGGGGTCAAAGGTATGTTTCTTGAGAAGGGAGGTGGTGATGGTTGGTGAAAGGGGAGAACGAATTACAACGTTAGCTCGCATGGGGCGGGAAGTTGGAGAGTCGGCGGTTTATTGGGAATGGGGttagggagcaagaggtgggtctcttgaatgagagaaactcagcgaggacaaggagggagagatgggagtTCAGTGGGCAAGAGGGGACCAGAGGTggcaggggtggtgggtgggtggagaTTTTTTGGTGGGATGGCGGAAGaagtagcagaggcagctgaactgaTGAGCTTTATCTTGGTAACAAAGTCCTTGAGCTTCTCGCACTTGATAGGGGTGGAGGGGTCAGAGAGCGGGATTTAAGGTGGCAGTTgggagtggagaaaagaagccggggaggtggggggggcattGTGGTTTAATCTTTCAACTCCAGAATGATCCTCGAAAAGTGGGTGGTTTTTGCCAGAGGATGGAGAGGTCTGACAGAACTTAATGTGGGGATAGACAGCTAAGCTGATGTTTGAGCTTGGGTTTTGTTGTTGATCGAGAACTAAAACTGatcaattttctttgaacatgggTTTTATATTTTTGATGTTTTGTTTTTACCCTAGGTTATCATAGAAGTAACAGAAATGTTGCACAGTGCTAGCTTGCTGATTGACGATATTGAAGATAATTCTAAGTTACGGCATGGCTTACCTGTGGCTCACAGTATCTACGGTGTTCCATCCGTCATAAACTCCGCCAACTATGTCTACTTCCTGAGTCTGCAGAAGGTGCTGACCCTCGACCATCCAGAAGCCATTAAAGTCTTCACTCAGCAGCTGCTGGAGCTGCACCGTGGCCAAGGTCTGGACATCTACTGGAGAGATATGTACACCTGCCCCTCGTTGGAAGAGTACAAGGCCATGGTGCTGCAGAAGACCGGAGGACTCTTCGGGCTGGCTGTAGGCCTCATGCAACTGTTCTCCGAAAATAAATCTGACTTAAAGCCTCTTCTTGACACACTAGGACTTTTATTCCAAATACGTGATGATTATGCAAACCTGTTCTCCAGGGAATATTGTGCCAACAAGGGTTTTTGTGAAGATTTAACTGAGGGGAAGTTTTCATTCCCCCTCATTCATGCTATCTGTTCCCATCCAGAAAGTACACAAGTGCAGAATATTTTGCGTCAGAGGACTGAAAATGTAGATATAAAGAAATACTGTGTAAACTACCTTGAAAAGGTGGGTTCTTTTGATTACACCAGACAAACACTCAAGAAGTTAGAGTTAGAAGCTTACAAAACAATTGAAAAGCTCGGAGGTAACCCACAGTTAGCAGCTTTAATTGAACAACTTAGCCAACTGTACAAAGAGAATTAAAAAACCCTCTTCTCTTTCCAcatgcctctctttctctcgcacTCTCCGCCACTTGATCTCTCTTGCGCCGCGTGTGCTCACTCAATTTTTCGTTTTCTCTCGAGCGCGCTCTCTCAACTTCTCGTTCTCGCTCTCCCTTGAGTGCTCTCACTCAATTTCTCACTTTAGCTTGCTCGTAAGCAATCGCGCGCTCGCGAATAGTTTATACAGCACTTGCAGTTAGGTTTGGGTAATATGAATCACAGGATATTCATGTAATCAAAACTCCTCCTGTTTCACCTGTAAAATCATGAGCTCAGACTGAACAGATTTTTTGATATTTGTGTGGTGGTAATTTATCGCCCCAGTATATTATCAAGATTATAGACAGGAATAGAAACCTAATGGTCCAATCTCTCGTGACCACTGCCTTTTCCAGCATAATATATTACAGATGTATGCCAAGAATTGTGGTAGCTGGCAGTGTTTTTTTATATAACATTTTTGTTGGATTGACGTGTGTCTGAAACAATCCGATGTCAGCACCATCTCCTCCCACTCACCAACTgccctccccaccctcacccactTGCTGTAATAGTGACTGGGCGTGTTATAGAAGCTGGGATCTTAGTGCCAGTGAATTTCACTGATCCTGAGGATGCCTGGAATGCTTAAGAGAGATGATGGAGCGAAAAGCTTAAAGACACTAGCTGAGTTGAGCAGTCGGTGGGCTCTGAGGTGAGATCTGTCCTGCCGGGCAGGATTTGAGACAACGAGCACTGATTTTCTCAATGTATCAGGAGCATTGGGGAACAGCATTTGTCGTGtatttctctgctcttctgcactctGACACTACAGATGGAAATTCAGCAGACCACAATTAATCTTTGCTATTTTCTAACTGATATACTGCTATAACTTTGCTCAGCCCTTGTATCGTGTTAGATTTGACTGCTCATCGACTGCTAAACACAACCTCGCTAATACCCTCCCAGCTGTTATCAATGCACAATATATCTGGAAAGCTGGAAGAGTTATAAGCAGATCACAGCCCGTTGCGATTGCAgcatattttttataataaaatctGGTCTGTTTTACTGGGCCAA from Heptranchias perlo isolate sHepPer1 chromosome 5, sHepPer1.hap1, whole genome shotgun sequence encodes the following:
- the LOC137321636 gene encoding geranylgeranyl pyrophosphate synthase-like isoform X1, whose protein sequence is MEDKKGTSERILLEPYHYILQLPGKQVRTKLSQAFNHWLNVPEEKLQVIIEVTEMLHSASLLIDDIEDNSKLRHGLPVAHSIYGVPSVINSANYVYFLSLQKVLTLDHPEAIKVFTQQLLELHRGQGLDIYWRDMYTCPSLEEYKAMVLQKTGGLFGLAVGLMQLFSENKSDLKPLLDTLGLLFQIRDDYANLFSREYCANKGFCEDLTEGKFSFPLIHAICSHPESTQVQNILRQRTENVDIKKYCVNYLEKVGSFDYTRQTLKKLELEAYKTIEKLGGNPQLAALIEQLSQLYKEN
- the LOC137321636 gene encoding geranylgeranyl pyrophosphate synthase-like isoform X2: MLHSASLLIDDIEDNSKLRHGLPVAHSIYGVPSVINSANYVYFLSLQKVLTLDHPEAIKVFTQQLLELHRGQGLDIYWRDMYTCPSLEEYKAMVLQKTGGLFGLAVGLMQLFSENKSDLKPLLDTLGLLFQIRDDYANLFSREYCANKGFCEDLTEGKFSFPLIHAICSHPESTQVQNILRQRTENVDIKKYCVNYLEKVGSFDYTRQTLKKLELEAYKTIEKLGGNPQLAALIEQLSQLYKEN